One window from the genome of Breoghania sp. L-A4 encodes:
- a CDS encoding DUF2007 domain-containing protein, whose amino-acid sequence MQEILRTNDIVLISFVEALLGDASIKHVVLDQNMSILEGSIGALPRRLLVDEDKAAHARVILNDAGLGHELVPPPSPGQ is encoded by the coding sequence ATGCAGGAAATTCTGAGAACCAACGATATCGTGCTGATATCATTTGTCGAAGCGCTGCTCGGCGACGCAAGTATCAAGCATGTCGTGCTGGATCAGAACATGAGCATCCTGGAAGGCTCAATCGGCGCGCTGCCGCGCAGGCTGCTGGTGGACGAGGACAAGGCGGCCCATGCCCGGGTCATCCTGAACGACGCCGGTCTGGGCCACGAACTGGTCCCGCCCCCAAGCCCCGGTCAGTGA
- a CDS encoding methyltransferase, which yields MQADASGARADVTRDLFLGGAVEVLQPRTRRHRSGLDAVFLAASLPQDTLGRVYDLGSGVGVAGLCASARLPDITVTLVERDPLAAGLAQENLALSANAAFSPGCGSSRPM from the coding sequence ATGCAGGCAGACGCCTCCGGCGCGCGGGCGGATGTCACCCGCGATCTGTTTCTCGGCGGCGCGGTGGAAGTCCTCCAGCCGCGCACACGGCGGCATCGCTCCGGACTGGACGCGGTGTTCCTCGCGGCGAGCCTCCCTCAGGATACGCTGGGCCGGGTCTATGATCTGGGCTCCGGCGTAGGCGTCGCGGGCCTGTGCGCCTCAGCCCGCCTCCCCGATATCACGGTGACGCTCGTGGAACGCGATCCGCTGGCGGCGGGCCTCGCGCAAGAAAACCTGGCGCTTTCCGCGAATGCCGCCTTCTCCCCCGGGTGCGGGTCATCCAGGCCGATGTGA
- a CDS encoding VWA domain-containing protein: MSETGVSEAAPGGRLADNIVHFARTLRAAGLPVGPAAVVDAIRAVEAAGLSDREDFYWTLHSIFVKKREHRAVFDEAFRIFWRSRGLVEKMLALLSPVAPTRAAPEKPKAGQARVAQALNEGHGRQAEQEKERIEVDATFTVSGKEVLQKKDFAQMTALEIEEAKAALRRLVLPVDKIRQRRLVASARGRRLDARRTMRASMRAGGDIIALKFRKPALVHPPIVALCDISGSMSQYSRLFLHFLHALTESRRNVHTFLFGTRLTNVTRQLTMKDPDEALDACNESVEDWSGGTRIATALHEFNRKWSRRVMHGGPIVLLITDGLERDTEEELGPEMDRLHRSCRRLIWLNPLLRYDGFQAKARGIRAMLPHVDEFRSVHSLDAVEDLCKVLAGDKTDAITDPRDWMRAG, translated from the coding sequence ATGAGTGAGACCGGCGTCAGCGAAGCGGCACCGGGCGGCCGGCTCGCCGATAACATCGTGCATTTTGCGCGCACCCTGCGCGCCGCCGGTCTGCCGGTGGGACCGGCCGCGGTGGTCGACGCCATCCGCGCGGTGGAAGCGGCGGGTCTTTCCGACCGGGAAGATTTCTATTGGACGCTGCATTCGATCTTCGTGAAGAAGCGCGAGCACCGCGCGGTCTTCGACGAGGCTTTCCGCATCTTCTGGCGGTCGCGGGGACTGGTGGAGAAGATGCTGGCGCTGCTCTCGCCCGTTGCCCCCACGCGCGCCGCGCCCGAAAAGCCCAAGGCGGGCCAGGCGCGCGTCGCCCAGGCGCTGAACGAGGGGCACGGGCGCCAGGCGGAGCAGGAGAAGGAGCGTATCGAGGTTGACGCCACCTTCACCGTCTCCGGCAAGGAAGTGCTTCAGAAGAAGGATTTCGCGCAGATGACGGCGTTGGAGATCGAGGAGGCCAAGGCGGCGTTGCGCCGTCTGGTCCTGCCGGTCGACAAGATCCGCCAGCGCCGGCTGGTGGCCTCCGCGCGTGGCCGCAGGCTCGATGCACGCCGTACCATGCGCGCCTCGATGCGCGCGGGTGGTGACATCATCGCGCTCAAATTCCGCAAGCCCGCCTTGGTGCATCCGCCCATTGTGGCGCTGTGCGATATTTCCGGCTCCATGAGCCAGTATTCGCGTCTGTTTCTGCATTTCCTGCACGCGCTGACGGAAAGCCGGCGCAACGTGCACACGTTCCTGTTCGGCACGCGGCTGACCAACGTCACCCGCCAGTTGACCATGAAGGATCCTGACGAGGCGCTGGACGCCTGCAACGAGAGCGTGGAGGACTGGTCCGGCGGCACGCGCATCGCCACCGCCTTGCATGAATTCAACCGCAAATGGTCGCGCCGCGTCATGCACGGCGGCCCCATTGTGCTGCTGATCACCGACGGTCTGGAACGCGACACGGAAGAGGAACTGGGCCCCGAGATGGACCGGCTGCATCGATCGTGCCGCCGGCTGATCTGGCTCAATCCGCTGCTGCGCTACGACGGCTTTCAGGCCAAGGCGCGGGGTATCCGCGCCATGCTGCCGCATGTCGACGAGTTCCGCTCGGTGCATTCGCTGGATGCGGTGGAGGACCTGTGCAAGGTGCTGGCCGGTGACAAGACGGACGCCATCACCGATCCGCGCGACTGGATGCGCGCCGGATAG
- a CDS encoding MoxR family ATPase: protein MSNQTPRQTDERSDTGLPATIDDTLALLGSAGYIGDRSLATVLYLALKMKRPLFLEGEAGVGKTEIAKVLSQTLGRDLIRLQCYEGLDVSTAVYEWNYAAQMVEIRVAEAAGETDRELLGNDIFSERFLIERPVLKAMRPHIGGAPVFLIDELDRADEAFEAFLLEVLSDSQVTIPEIGTIEAPEPPIVIITTNRTREIHDALKRRCLYHWVDYPDAERELKIVHTKVPGVGQRLSAEVVAFVQKLRHEHELFKQPGVAETIDWATALTELDQLALDPQVVSDTLGALLKYQDDIERIQGSAARQMVDEIRKEMTGA from the coding sequence ATGAGCAATCAGACGCCTCGACAGACGGACGAACGATCCGACACGGGCCTGCCGGCCACGATCGATGACACCCTGGCGCTGCTCGGATCGGCGGGCTACATCGGCGACCGGTCGCTGGCGACGGTGCTCTATCTCGCGCTGAAGATGAAGCGGCCTTTGTTTCTCGAAGGAGAAGCGGGCGTCGGCAAGACGGAGATCGCCAAGGTCCTGTCGCAGACGCTGGGCCGCGATCTCATTCGCCTGCAGTGCTACGAAGGGCTGGACGTGTCCACCGCGGTCTACGAGTGGAACTATGCCGCGCAGATGGTGGAGATCCGCGTCGCGGAAGCCGCCGGCGAGACGGATCGCGAGCTACTCGGCAATGATATTTTCTCGGAACGCTTCCTGATCGAGCGGCCCGTGCTGAAGGCGATGCGGCCGCATATCGGCGGCGCGCCGGTGTTCTTGATCGACGAGCTTGACCGGGCCGATGAAGCCTTCGAGGCGTTCCTGCTCGAGGTGCTGTCGGACAGCCAGGTGACGATCCCGGAAATCGGCACCATCGAGGCGCCCGAGCCGCCGATCGTCATCATCACCACCAATCGCACCCGCGAGATCCACGACGCGCTGAAGCGCCGCTGTCTCTACCATTGGGTCGACTATCCCGATGCCGAGCGCGAGCTGAAGATCGTCCACACCAAGGTTCCGGGCGTCGGCCAGCGGCTGTCGGCGGAGGTGGTCGCCTTCGTGCAGAAGCTGCGTCACGAGCACGAGCTGTTCAAGCAGCCGGGCGTGGCGGAGACCATCGACTGGGCCACCGCGCTCACCGAACTCGACCAGTTGGCGCTTGACCCGCAGGTGGTCTCCGACACGCTGGGCGCGCTGTTGAAATACCAGGATGACATCGAGCGCATCCAGGGGTCCGCCGCCAGACAGATGGTCGACGAGATCCGCAAGGAAATGACGGGCGCATGA
- the pcaB gene encoding 3-carboxy-cis,cis-muconate cycloisomerase: MKAVFGDRARLQGMLDFEAGLARAQSALSVIPADAAPAIAAQADASLYDMADIGRKAVLGGNLAIPLVKALTERVDGDAKRYVHWGATSQDVIDTGLMLQIREGLSLLEDDLTALADACAMLADAHRATPMVGRSFMQHGLPMPFGLKAAGWLEAAHNAITRLARLRKETLALQFGGAVGTLASLGEDGARVRDRLASDLDLHAPATPWFTLRDRLVEITSALGITAGLMNKIAGDIVLMMQTEVGEVFEPAAPGKGGSSTMPHKRNPVGAATARGAALQAQARAAAMFTTMDQQHERAVGGWQAEWGLVPELFVLTAASIAPLASALAGLEVDAERMRANLEITGGLVFAEAAMMKLAPDIGRMEAHHVVEAACKTAIAEKRHLRDVLGEDETVAARLDSAALEALFEPMGYVGSSATFIDRALAAWAAFTKKA, translated from the coding sequence ATGAAGGCGGTTTTCGGCGACCGTGCGCGCCTGCAAGGCATGCTCGACTTCGAAGCCGGCCTTGCGCGGGCCCAGAGCGCGCTCAGCGTGATCCCGGCGGACGCCGCTCCGGCAATCGCGGCACAGGCGGACGCAAGCCTCTACGACATGGCGGACATCGGCCGCAAGGCCGTGCTCGGCGGCAATCTGGCGATCCCCCTGGTCAAGGCGTTGACCGAGCGGGTCGACGGGGACGCCAAGCGCTACGTGCACTGGGGCGCCACCAGCCAGGACGTCATCGACACCGGCCTGATGCTGCAGATCCGCGAAGGCCTGAGCCTTCTGGAAGACGATCTCACGGCCCTCGCCGATGCCTGCGCCATGCTTGCGGACGCGCACCGCGCCACGCCGATGGTGGGCCGCTCGTTCATGCAGCACGGTCTGCCGATGCCCTTCGGCCTGAAGGCCGCCGGATGGCTGGAAGCCGCGCACAACGCGATCACACGGCTGGCGCGGCTGCGCAAGGAGACCCTGGCGCTGCAATTCGGCGGCGCGGTGGGCACCCTCGCCTCGCTCGGCGAGGACGGCGCCCGGGTCCGCGACCGGCTGGCGTCGGATCTCGACCTGCACGCCCCGGCAACGCCCTGGTTCACGTTGCGCGACCGGCTGGTGGAGATCACGTCCGCACTCGGTATCACCGCCGGGCTGATGAACAAGATCGCCGGCGACATTGTTCTCATGATGCAGACGGAGGTCGGCGAGGTCTTCGAGCCCGCCGCCCCAGGCAAGGGCGGCTCCTCGACCATGCCGCACAAACGCAACCCGGTGGGAGCGGCAACGGCCCGCGGCGCGGCGCTGCAGGCGCAGGCGCGCGCGGCCGCCATGTTCACGACCATGGACCAGCAGCACGAACGCGCCGTGGGCGGCTGGCAAGCGGAATGGGGCCTCGTCCCGGAACTCTTCGTGCTCACCGCCGCCTCCATCGCCCCGCTGGCCTCGGCACTCGCAGGCCTTGAGGTCGACGCGGAGCGGATGCGCGCCAACCTCGAGATCACCGGCGGACTGGTGTTCGCGGAGGCCGCCATGATGAAGCTCGCGCCTGATATCGGCCGCATGGAAGCGCATCACGTGGTGGAGGCGGCGTGCAAGACGGCGATCGCCGAAAAGCGCCACCTCAGGGACGTGCTGGGCGAAGACGAGACCGTCGCGGCGCGCCTCGACTCCGCCGCCCTGGAGGCCCTGTTCGAGCCGATGGGCTACGTCGGCTCATCCGCAACATTCATCGACCGGGCGCTGGCCGCATGGGCGGCGTTCACAAAGAAGGCCTGA
- the pcaD gene encoding 3-oxoadipate enol-lactonase, which translates to MPTITMDDGTRIHYEFEGAADKPVLLFSNSLATDLHMWDDQMLAFSADHRILRYDSRGHGQSDAPKGPYSIEILGRDVLALLDALGLDTVDYCGLSKGGMVGMWLGTNAPQRFRKMVYSNTSAHMPTKQMWADRAAKVRADGVASIGQQIVDRWFTPEFQKTAPERVAKVAAMIDATPGEGYAACCEAIAEMDQSDSIRTISLPVMVIAGADDPSTPPDHAERIAGVIKGAKLVVLPKAAHLSNIEQTELFNAALKDFLDA; encoded by the coding sequence ATGCCGACGATCACAATGGACGACGGAACCAGGATCCACTACGAGTTCGAAGGCGCGGCGGACAAGCCGGTGCTGCTGTTTTCCAACTCTCTCGCCACCGACCTGCATATGTGGGACGACCAGATGCTGGCCTTCTCCGCCGACCATCGCATCCTGCGCTATGACAGCCGCGGCCATGGTCAATCCGATGCGCCCAAGGGCCCTTACTCCATCGAGATTCTGGGCCGCGACGTGCTGGCGCTGCTCGACGCGCTGGGCCTCGACACGGTTGACTATTGCGGCTTGTCGAAGGGCGGCATGGTGGGCATGTGGCTCGGCACCAACGCGCCGCAACGCTTCCGCAAGATGGTCTACTCCAACACCTCCGCGCACATGCCGACCAAGCAGATGTGGGCGGATCGCGCCGCCAAGGTGCGCGCCGACGGCGTCGCCTCGATCGGGCAACAGATCGTCGACCGCTGGTTCACACCGGAATTCCAGAAGACCGCGCCGGAGCGCGTCGCCAAGGTCGCCGCGATGATCGACGCAACGCCGGGCGAAGGTTACGCGGCCTGCTGCGAGGCCATCGCCGAGATGGACCAGAGCGACAGCATCAGGACGATTTCCCTGCCCGTGATGGTGATCGCGGGGGCGGACGATCCCTCGACACCGCCCGATCACGCCGAACGCATCGCAGGCGTGATCAAGGGCGCCAAACTCGTCGTGCTCCCCAAGGCGGCGCATTTGTCGAACATCGAGCAGACGGAGCTCTTCAATGCCGCGCTGAAGGATTTTCTCGACGCCTGA
- a CDS encoding c-type cytochrome: MPDEIELGRQLAVENCGACHATGTEDASTLAAAPAFRDLGQRYPVSHLEEALAEGIVTGHDAMPEIEWDTDQIIAFIAYLETIQTQ, translated from the coding sequence ATGCCCGACGAAATCGAGCTCGGCCGGCAGCTCGCGGTGGAGAACTGCGGCGCCTGCCACGCGACCGGCACGGAAGACGCAAGCACGCTGGCGGCGGCCCCTGCCTTCCGCGACCTCGGGCAGCGCTATCCGGTCAGCCATCTGGAAGAGGCGCTGGCGGAAGGCATCGTCACTGGCCACGACGCGATGCCCGAAATCGAATGGGACACCGACCAGATCATCGCCTTCATCGCCTATCTGGAGACCATTCAGACGCAGTAG
- a CDS encoding branched-chain amino acid ABC transporter substrate-binding protein, giving the protein MKKFLMAGVAMSFGMAMSSAAWADIAIATVGPMTGQYASFGAQMKAGAEQAVADINAAGGVNGEQLVLEVGDDACDPKQAVAVANQLVGKGVVFVAGHFCSGSSIPASAVYSEEGIIQISPASTNPKFTDERPGPGTFRVCGRDDQQGQVAGAFLAENYGDKNIAIVHDKTAYGKGLADETKKYMNEAGKQEALYEAYTAGEKDYTALVSKLKQENIDVLYVGGYHTEAGLLARQMRDQGMKTVLVSGDALVTDEYWAITGDAGEGTLMTFSPDPRKNPVAQPVVKALEAAGKTTEGYALYTYAAIQAWANAAGAAGSTDFEPVVEALNAGDFSTVLGDLSFDDKGDVTLPGYVFYEWKDGQYDYLK; this is encoded by the coding sequence ATGAAAAAGTTTCTTATGGCAGGCGTTGCCATGTCTTTCGGCATGGCCATGTCCTCCGCCGCATGGGCCGACATCGCCATCGCCACCGTCGGTCCGATGACCGGTCAGTACGCGTCCTTCGGCGCGCAGATGAAGGCCGGCGCCGAACAGGCGGTCGCTGACATCAACGCGGCCGGCGGCGTCAATGGCGAACAGCTCGTGCTGGAAGTGGGCGATGACGCTTGCGATCCCAAGCAGGCCGTGGCCGTCGCCAACCAGCTCGTCGGCAAGGGTGTGGTCTTCGTGGCCGGCCATTTCTGCTCGGGCTCCTCGATCCCCGCTTCCGCGGTTTACTCGGAAGAAGGCATCATCCAGATCTCGCCGGCGTCGACGAACCCCAAGTTCACCGACGAGCGTCCCGGACCGGGTACCTTCCGCGTTTGCGGTCGTGATGATCAGCAGGGCCAGGTTGCCGGCGCATTTCTTGCTGAAAACTACGGCGACAAGAACATCGCCATCGTTCACGACAAGACTGCCTACGGCAAGGGTCTCGCCGACGAGACCAAGAAGTACATGAACGAAGCCGGCAAGCAGGAAGCCCTCTACGAAGCCTATACGGCCGGCGAGAAGGACTACACCGCGCTGGTCTCCAAGCTGAAGCAGGAGAACATCGACGTTCTCTACGTCGGCGGCTATCACACGGAAGCCGGCCTGCTGGCGCGTCAGATGCGTGACCAGGGCATGAAGACCGTGCTGGTGTCCGGCGATGCGCTGGTGACCGACGAGTATTGGGCGATCACGGGCGACGCCGGCGAAGGCACGCTCATGACCTTCTCGCCGGATCCGCGCAAGAACCCGGTCGCACAGCCCGTCGTGAAGGCGCTGGAAGCCGCCGGCAAGACCACCGAAGGCTACGCGTTGTACACCTACGCCGCGATCCAGGCATGGGCCAATGCGGCGGGAGCCGCCGGGTCGACCGATTTCGAGCCGGTCGTGGAAGCGCTTAACGCCGGTGACTTCTCGACCGTCCTTGGCGATCTCTCGTTCGACGACAAGGGCGACGTTACCCTGCCGGGTTACGTCTTCTACGAGTGGAAAGACGGCCAGTACGACTATCTGAAGTAA
- a CDS encoding DUF6867 family protein produces the protein MGVVYETSLGAFILLTVCIGGGAAWMTGRGAALTWRPLWVLAWFTLLLSFALRFLHFSLFEGTLLSVHYWIVDLVVLSVIAVAGWRYTRTAQMATQYRWLYEKTGPFSWRER, from the coding sequence ATGGGTGTGGTGTATGAAACCTCCCTGGGCGCGTTCATCCTGCTGACCGTGTGCATCGGCGGCGGCGCCGCTTGGATGACCGGACGAGGCGCCGCGCTGACATGGCGGCCTCTGTGGGTCCTGGCCTGGTTCACGCTGTTGCTGTCCTTTGCGCTGCGGTTCCTGCATTTTTCGCTTTTCGAAGGCACCTTGCTGTCGGTGCATTACTGGATTGTCGATCTGGTGGTTCTGTCGGTGATCGCCGTGGCGGGTTGGCGTTACACACGCACCGCGCAGATGGCGACCCAATACCGCTGGCTCTACGAGAAGACCGGCCCGTTCAGCTGGCGTGAGCGCTAG
- a CDS encoding ABC transporter ATP-binding protein gives MSEIDVDASVSVTASVAGADSSREPLLKVRGVQTYYGNIIALKGVDLDVHEGEIVTLIGANGAGKSTLMMTICGDPRARSGQIEYAGVDITNMPTHDIMRMSIAQSPEGRRIFSRMTVVENLQMGASITDMSHYDEDLKRVFELFPILQKRQGQRGGTLSGGEQQMLAIARALMSRPRLLLLDEPSLGLAPLIVKQIFEIVRELNESQGLTVFLVEQNAYHALKLAHRGYVMVNGLITLSGTGKELLTRKEVQAAYLEGGAH, from the coding sequence ATGAGTGAGATTGATGTCGACGCCTCGGTCTCTGTGACAGCCTCCGTGGCCGGCGCTGATAGCAGCCGCGAGCCGCTGCTCAAGGTTCGCGGCGTGCAAACCTACTACGGCAATATCATCGCGCTGAAAGGCGTGGATCTCGATGTGCACGAAGGCGAGATCGTCACGCTGATCGGCGCCAACGGCGCCGGCAAGTCGACGCTTATGATGACCATCTGCGGCGACCCGCGCGCGCGCAGTGGCCAGATCGAATACGCAGGCGTCGATATCACCAACATGCCGACGCATGACATCATGCGCATGTCGATCGCCCAGTCTCCGGAAGGCAGGCGGATCTTCTCGCGCATGACCGTCGTGGAGAACCTCCAGATGGGCGCGTCGATCACCGACATGTCGCATTACGACGAGGACCTGAAGCGGGTGTTCGAGCTGTTCCCGATCCTGCAGAAACGGCAGGGGCAGCGCGGCGGCACGCTTTCTGGCGGCGAACAGCAGATGCTGGCGATCGCGCGTGCGCTGATGAGCCGGCCGCGGTTGCTGCTGCTTGACGAGCCCTCGCTCGGTCTCGCGCCGCTGATCGTCAAGCAGATTTTCGAGATCGTTCGCGAGCTGAACGAGAGCCAGGGGCTGACCGTGTTCCTCGTCGAGCAGAATGCCTATCACGCGCTGAAGCTGGCGCATCGCGGCTACGTGATGGTCAACGGCCTGATCACTCTGAGTGGAACCGGCAAGGAGTTGCTGACCCGCAAAGAGGTTCAGGCGGCTTATCTCGAAGGAGGAGCACACTGA
- a CDS encoding ABC transporter ATP-binding protein: MSRWKDDPVLSVEHLTMRFGGLVAINDLSFDVGRGDITALIGPNGAGKTTVFNCATGFYKPTEGRLTMRQAKGSRFLLERMADFKISADAKVARTFQNIRLFAGMTVLENLMVAQHNTLMLASGFSLLGIFGIKSFRNAERAAVERARYWLEQVDLTARADDPAADLPYGAQRRLEIARAMCSGPELLCLDEPAAGLNPRESQQLNELLMFIRKEHGTSVLLIEHDMSVVMEISDHVVVLDYGEKISDGTPDEVKSDPRVIAAYLGVADEEVELVEEEVGL, from the coding sequence ATGAGCCGTTGGAAAGACGATCCCGTCCTGAGTGTCGAACATCTGACCATGCGCTTCGGCGGCCTGGTCGCCATCAACGACCTGTCATTCGACGTGGGCCGCGGCGACATCACCGCGCTGATCGGGCCCAATGGCGCCGGCAAGACCACCGTCTTCAATTGCGCCACGGGGTTCTACAAGCCCACGGAAGGCCGGCTGACCATGCGTCAGGCCAAGGGCAGCCGGTTTCTGCTCGAGCGGATGGCGGACTTCAAGATCTCGGCCGATGCGAAGGTCGCGCGCACGTTCCAGAACATCCGCCTGTTCGCGGGCATGACGGTACTGGAAAACCTGATGGTGGCGCAGCACAATACACTGATGCTGGCGTCCGGCTTCTCGCTTCTCGGCATCTTCGGCATCAAGAGCTTCCGCAACGCGGAACGCGCGGCGGTGGAGCGCGCCAGATACTGGCTCGAGCAGGTCGATCTCACCGCGCGCGCCGACGATCCGGCCGCCGATCTGCCCTATGGCGCTCAGCGGCGGCTGGAAATCGCCCGCGCCATGTGTTCCGGCCCGGAGCTGCTGTGCCTGGACGAACCCGCGGCGGGCCTCAACCCGCGCGAGAGCCAGCAGCTCAACGAGCTGCTGATGTTCATCCGCAAGGAGCACGGCACGTCGGTGCTGCTGATCGAGCACGACATGTCCGTTGTGATGGAAATTTCCGACCATGTGGTCGTTCTCGACTATGGCGAGAAGATCTCCGACGGCACGCCGGATGAGGTGAAGAGCGATCCGCGCGTGATCGCCGCCTATCTCGGCGTTGCCGACGAAGAGGTCGAGCTGGTCGAGGAGGAAGTGGGCCTATGA
- the livM gene encoding high-affinity branched-chain amino acid ABC transporter permease LivM, translating to MEEAKVQDRLTASAMDAAVAGLITLALFVLLIGLRTKIDSGGLELEYRWFHVAYAVIGVFTGRCLLNLHVWKAEQPISSPVGLLVLVISVGAAASLLFGANWLFGFADAGIVAEFLDDPGILAVVMAVVIIVLSVVFMSVLTRLVSRSEARNIVAYKPKPGSMVGVSKVLKIILLVLAFTGPFLLMATLGMSGSRQYIDLGILVLTYVMLGWGLNIVVGLAGLLDLGYVAFYAVGAYSYALLAQNFGFSFWLCLPLAGILAAFWGIILGFPVLRLRGDYLAIVTLAFGEMIRIILLNWYDFTGGPDGLSQIPRPSFFGIEFTRGEGGFADVFGLDYSSIHRIVFLYFLILALALLTNFVTNRLRRLPVGRAWEALREDEIACRSLGINTTNTKLSAFATGAMFGGFAGAFFATRQGFISPESFTFIESAVILAIVVLGGLGSQIGVVIAAMVMIGGFEFFRGLEEYRMLVFGMLMVIIMVWKPRGLVSTRIPTIALRKRKAISGDLVQEGHG from the coding sequence ATGGAAGAAGCAAAAGTACAAGATCGGCTGACGGCATCCGCTATGGATGCCGCTGTCGCGGGCCTCATAACTCTAGCCCTTTTCGTGCTGCTGATCGGCTTGCGAACGAAAATCGACTCAGGCGGTCTGGAACTCGAGTATCGCTGGTTCCATGTGGCCTACGCGGTGATCGGCGTCTTCACCGGGCGCTGCCTGCTCAACCTTCATGTCTGGAAGGCCGAGCAACCGATTTCCTCGCCGGTCGGCCTGTTGGTTCTGGTCATTTCGGTCGGCGCCGCCGCCAGTCTGCTGTTTGGCGCAAACTGGCTGTTCGGCTTCGCTGATGCCGGGATCGTCGCCGAATTCCTCGATGATCCGGGCATCCTCGCGGTTGTTATGGCTGTCGTCATCATCGTGCTGAGCGTGGTCTTCATGAGCGTGCTGACGCGGCTGGTCAGCCGCTCCGAAGCGCGTAACATCGTCGCCTACAAGCCGAAACCCGGCAGCATGGTTGGCGTCTCCAAGGTGCTAAAGATCATCCTTCTGGTGCTGGCCTTCACGGGGCCGTTCCTGCTGATGGCGACGCTGGGAATGAGCGGATCGCGGCAGTACATCGATCTGGGCATCCTGGTGCTCACCTATGTGATGCTCGGCTGGGGGCTAAACATCGTCGTCGGCCTCGCCGGATTGCTCGATCTGGGCTATGTCGCCTTCTACGCCGTGGGCGCCTATTCCTACGCCTTGCTGGCGCAGAATTTCGGCTTCTCCTTCTGGCTGTGCCTGCCGCTTGCGGGCATTCTCGCCGCCTTCTGGGGGATTATCCTGGGTTTCCCCGTGCTGCGTCTGCGCGGTGATTATCTCGCCATCGTGACGCTGGCGTTCGGCGAGATGATCCGGATCATCCTGCTCAACTGGTATGATTTCACCGGCGGCCCCGACGGCCTGTCACAGATCCCGCGCCCGAGCTTCTTCGGTATCGAGTTCACCAGGGGCGAGGGCGGATTTGCCGATGTTTTCGGGCTCGACTACTCGTCGATCCACCGCATCGTGTTCCTGTATTTCCTCATTCTTGCGCTGGCGCTACTGACCAACTTCGTCACCAACAGGCTCCGCCGCCTGCCGGTCGGGCGCGCCTGGGAAGCGCTGCGCGAGGACGAGATCGCCTGCCGCTCGCTGGGCATCAACACAACCAACACCAAGCTTTCGGCTTTCGCCACGGGCGCCATGTTCGGCGGCTTCGCCGGCGCCTTTTTCGCAACCCGGCAGGGCTTCATCTCGCCGGAGAGCTTCACCTTCATCGAAAGCGCGGTGATCCTGGCCATCGTCGTGCTCGGCGGTCTGGGCAGCCAGATCGGCGTGGTCATCGCGGCCATGGTCATGATCGGAGGCTTCGAGTTCTTCCGCGGGCTGGAAGAATACCGCATGCTGGTCTTCGGCATGCTGATGGTCATCATTATGGTCTGGAAGCCGCGCGGTCTGGTGTCGACCCGCATTCCGACAATTGCGTTGCGCAAGCGAAAAGCCATTAGCGGCGATCTCGTGCAGGAGGGCCACGGATGA